The nucleotide sequence ACTTCTGTGGCGAGGAATGCCAGAACGAGTGGCTCGCCGGACACGTGGCCGGCCCCGGCCCCGTCGACAACGGCGCGAGCCCCGATCGGGACCTGGCCGAACAGGACCCGGCCCGGCCGATGCCGTACATGCCCGAACCCCCGCCACCCCCGACCGGGGCACAGATCCTGGACAAGGTGACCGCGTTCGTGAAGCGGTTCAACGTGTTCCCCTCCGAGCACTGCGCCCCCATGCTCGCGCTCTGGTACGCCCACACCCACGCCGCCGAACACTTCTACGTCACCCCGCGCCTGATCCTCGACTCCGCCGAACCCGGCAGCGGCAAGACCCGCGTGATGGAGGTCGCGCAGTTTCTCGTCCGGTCGGCGGAGATGACGCTCTCGGCCACCACCGCGGCACTGTTCCGACTGGTGTCCGACGGGCCGATCACCATCCTTTTCGACGAAGTGGACGCCATCTTCAACCCGCAGAAAGGCGGCAACACCGAAGACCTGCGCGCCATGCTCAACGCCGGATACAAGCGCTCAGCCACCATCCCGCGTTGCGTCGGTGACGCCCGCGCCATGAAAGTCGAGCGGTTCAAGGTCTACGCGCCGGTCGTGCTGGCCGGGATCGCCGGGCACATGCCCGACACCATCACCACCCGCGCCATCACCATCCACATGCGCCGCCGCGCACCCACCGAAACCGTCGAACCGTTCAAAGAACGCGTCGTGGAGAAACAGGCCGCCCCACTGCGTGACCGGCTCGCCACCTGGATCGGCGGCATCGCCAACCAGCTCAGTGATGCCGAACCCGACATGCCCGACGGCGTCACCGACCGCGCGGCCGAAATCTGGGAGCCGCTGCTGGCCATCGCCGACGCCGCCGGTGAGCACTGGCCCGAAACCGCCCGCGCCGCCTGCACGCATTTCGTCGCCAGCAACAGCAACCGCAAGGGCAGCCTCGGAATCCAGCTGCTCGCCGACCTGCGCCGGATCTTCACCGAACGCAACACCGACCGGCTCCCCAGCACCTTCATCGTCGCAGCGCTGCTGGATATGGAGGAATCCGACTGGACTGACGTCCAGGGGAAGGGCAGACCGATCGAGCCGCGCAGGATGGCCAAGGAACTCGCCAAATACGGCGTCAAGCCCACGCCGTTCAAGTACGACGGCGACACCGTCAAGGGCTACCAGACCACCGGCGAAACCGGCCTCACCGACGCGTGGAGCCGCTACCTGCCCGCCGACCCCCGCCAGTAACGGTAACTGCGGTAACTGCGGTAACCGCGCAGGTCAGGCGGTTACCGATAAAAACCCGGTTACCGATGCAACGGTAACCGCCAACCCGCCCCACCAAGCCCGGTTACCGATACGACGGTAACCGGGACACCTATCGGTAACCGCCTGACCAGGCAAGTTACCGCAGTTACCGCAGTTACCGACACTGCCAGCCCTCCCCGCAGCCCTCATCGGTAACCGCCACGCACTTCACCCGGTTCCGCACCCGCCGTCCGAGAGCGGAGCCGTCTCGTCATGCCCACGCCAGCGACTCCACGCCGCCGGCCTAGTTGACGTGCTTGCAGGAGAGGACCCAACGCCATGCCTTCCAATCCCCGATCGACGAAGCGCGCATCTCGATCTCGCCAGCCGATCACTACGCCGGTGGTCGACGAACAGCTCACCATCAAGGAGGTCTGCGACCTGCTCAAGATCGCCCGTTCCACATTCAGCGACTGGCGCGACAAGGGCGAGGCCCCGCCGTGCACTCGTCTTCCGAACAACCAAATCCGTGTTTCTCGATCGGCCTTGAACAGCTGGCTTGCCAACCGCCTGGAGGCCGCATGACGGACCAGATTTCCTATGACGTGAAGATCTGGGCCCTGAAATCACGTCGGCACAGAAGCGGGAAGGTCTCCTATCGGGTGCGGTGGTCAGTGGCCGGCAGGGAGTTCGGCGAGCCATTCCAGAAGTTCAAGCTGGCCGACAACTTCCGCAACGACCTGATCGCCGCCACCAAAGCCGGTGAAGGATTCCTAGTCGAGAAACCCGGATTGCCGACATCGATGATCCGCAAGGAGGCCACGAAGCTATCCGCGTTCCAGCTGGCCTGCGCGTACATCGACATGAAGTGGCCGGATGCGTCACCGAAGTACAGGCGATCGCTGGCCAGTTCATTGACCGGCATCACGGTGTCGATGCTGCGAGGCCAGACCGCGGTGGACGGAAAGGTGCTTAGGAAAGCATTGACGCAAGCGTTCAACACCACGCTGCGAAAAGAAGGACTCTCGCCCGACGTCGCCGCGGTACTCGACGAGGTCGGGGCCGGGTGCCGACGTGCGGACGAGTTTTCGAACCCGGACGTGCTGCGCTCGGTGCTCAGCGGGATCGATCGCAACATCGACGGCTCGAAAGCGGCGCCGGACACAGTCCGGATTCGGCGAGTGGCGTTGCGGGACCTGCTCGATTTCGCCGTAGAGCGGGAAGTCTTCGAC is from Amycolatopsis lurida and encodes:
- a CDS encoding DUF3631 domain-containing protein — translated: MPDLDTALSAIDAAIADPEGGTPRACGHCGTTLNGSPSDDFCGEECQNEWLAGHVAGPGPVDNGASPDRDLAEQDPARPMPYMPEPPPPPTGAQILDKVTAFVKRFNVFPSEHCAPMLALWYAHTHAAEHFYVTPRLILDSAEPGSGKTRVMEVAQFLVRSAEMTLSATTAALFRLVSDGPITILFDEVDAIFNPQKGGNTEDLRAMLNAGYKRSATIPRCVGDARAMKVERFKVYAPVVLAGIAGHMPDTITTRAITIHMRRRAPTETVEPFKERVVEKQAAPLRDRLATWIGGIANQLSDAEPDMPDGVTDRAAEIWEPLLAIADAAGEHWPETARAACTHFVASNSNRKGSLGIQLLADLRRIFTERNTDRLPSTFIVAALLDMEESDWTDVQGKGRPIEPRRMAKELAKYGVKPTPFKYDGDTVKGYQTTGETGLTDAWSRYLPADPRQ
- a CDS encoding helix-turn-helix transcriptional regulator, with the protein product MPSNPRSTKRASRSRQPITTPVVDEQLTIKEVCDLLKIARSTFSDWRDKGEAPPCTRLPNNQIRVSRSALNSWLANRLEAA